Proteins co-encoded in one endosymbiont 'TC1' of Trimyema compressum genomic window:
- a CDS encoding ParB/RepB/Spo0J family partition protein — MAKKGLGKGLSALILEKENQSENQNNILTLAISKIRPNPNQPRKIFEKKPLNELASSIKEHGILQPLVAFKKGSAYYLISGERRLRAAQLAGLSKVPVLLKNVSDESSSELAIIENIQRENLSPLEESEAYEQLISQFSLTQDMVAKKVGKSRSYITNLLRLKQLPKQVINYIEKGELSASHGRSILAIDECYQETLADYIVENRLNVREVEALVKDFSIEKISKKTPTTKTLGNNEKDVHREAVEKDLESIFGTKVFIKGKNKGSIVLKYHNEEDLIRIVEKLLK, encoded by the coding sequence GTGGCTAAAAAAGGATTAGGAAAAGGACTCTCGGCTCTAATTCTTGAAAAAGAGAATCAATCAGAAAACCAAAACAATATTTTAACTTTAGCAATTAGTAAAATCAGACCAAACCCCAACCAACCTAGAAAAATATTTGAAAAAAAACCATTAAATGAATTAGCATCTTCAATAAAAGAACATGGTATATTACAGCCTTTGGTAGCTTTCAAAAAAGGAAGCGCCTACTATTTAATTTCTGGAGAAAGAAGGCTAAGAGCTGCTCAGTTAGCAGGTTTATCAAAAGTACCTGTGCTCTTAAAGAATGTAAGTGATGAAAGCTCATCGGAATTAGCAATTATTGAAAATATACAGAGAGAAAATTTATCACCACTTGAAGAAAGTGAAGCCTATGAACAACTCATAAGCCAATTTTCCCTCACACAGGATATGGTAGCTAAAAAAGTTGGAAAAAGCAGAAGCTATATTACAAATTTACTGCGTTTAAAACAACTACCTAAACAAGTTATAAATTATATAGAAAAAGGTGAACTTTCAGCCAGCCATGGACGCTCAATTTTAGCAATAGATGAATGTTATCAGGAGACATTAGCAGACTATATAGTAGAAAATCGATTAAATGTACGAGAAGTTGAGGCTTTAGTAAAAGATTTTTCTATTGAGAAAATCAGTAAAAAAACACCTACAACGAAAACCCTAGGAAATAATGAAAAGGATGTTCATAGGGAAGCAGTTGAAAAAGATTTAGAATCAATTTTTGGTACAAAAGTATT
- a CDS encoding pectate lyase-like adhesive domain-containing protein: protein MNFFAGEMYLNDEVLKRGSYDDWDMMVDANGVNKQIASINLNILKEGENKISFKTHVYDEEKESRFYTQIVNSEGKAYDENIETVPLEENKIDEVAEEQEEKLDLIDNVDEEALPEISTFGARSDAVNVSSWSEFMAAVSSPSVTQIDLKGNITRTSGSTIMNLPSKDLIINGNGNLLTLLAIVLQQLCNLLDPLQVRCHLLMSN, encoded by the coding sequence ATGAATTTTTTTGCTGGGGAAATGTATTTAAATGATGAAGTGCTAAAGCGTGGTAGTTATGATGATTGGGATATGATGGTTGATGCTAATGGGGTAAATAAACAAATTGCCTCTATTAATTTAAATATCTTAAAAGAAGGTGAGAATAAAATATCTTTTAAGACGCATGTTTATGATGAGGAAAAAGAAAGTAGGTTTTATACTCAAATTGTTAATAGTGAAGGTAAAGCTTATGATGAAAATATTGAAACAGTACCTTTAGAAGAAAATAAGATAGATGAAGTTGCTGAAGAGCAAGAAGAAAAATTAGATCTAATTGATAACGTGGATGAAGAAGCTTTACCAGAAATTTCAACATTTGGTGCTAGGTCAGATGCTGTTAATGTTTCAAGTTGGTCAGAATTTATGGCTGCTGTTTCTTCACCAAGTGTTACACAAATTGATTTGAAAGGGAATATTACTAGAACATCTGGCTCAACAATTATGAACCTTCCTAGTAAAGATTTAATAATCAACGGAAATGGCAATCTATTAACTTTACTGGCAATCGTATTACAACAACTATGCAACCTTCTAGATCCACTTCAGGTAAGGTGTCATTTGTTAATGTCAAATTAG
- a CDS encoding ParA family protein, giving the protein MKTIAIINQKGGVAKTTTTINLGAYLASLGKKTLIVDLDPQGNATSGLGINRFDLSKCIYDGLINDEPVENVIHKTAVEDLDLIPATIQLAGAEIEMVAVISREYLLKNLLKTIVNYDYILIDCPPSLGLLTLNALTAADNYIVPIQCEYYALEGLGQLLKTVELVKKGLNPDLEMRGALMTMYNANTNLSAQVVAEVKAYFKEKAFKSIIPRSIRLSEAPSHGEPISIYDKQSKGALAYEALAKEVIKRG; this is encoded by the coding sequence ATGAAAACTATAGCAATTATTAACCAAAAAGGCGGCGTTGCAAAAACAACGACTACAATAAACCTAGGAGCTTACTTAGCATCTTTAGGAAAAAAAACACTTATTGTTGATTTAGACCCTCAAGGTAATGCAACAAGCGGCCTTGGCATTAATCGTTTTGATTTAAGCAAATGCATCTATGATGGACTAATTAATGATGAACCTGTTGAAAATGTTATTCACAAAACAGCAGTAGAAGACCTGGATTTGATTCCAGCAACTATTCAGCTAGCAGGTGCAGAAATAGAAATGGTAGCAGTTATTAGTAGAGAATACTTACTAAAAAATTTACTAAAAACAATAGTCAATTATGATTATATCTTAATTGACTGTCCACCATCTCTCGGCTTACTTACATTAAATGCTCTCACTGCAGCAGATAACTACATTGTACCAATTCAATGTGAATACTATGCATTAGAAGGATTAGGACAACTTCTTAAAACTGTAGAATTAGTAAAAAAAGGTCTCAACCCAGACTTAGAAATGCGTGGTGCCTTAATGACAATGTACAACGCTAACACAAACTTATCAGCTCAAGTGGTAGCAGAAGTAAAAGCATACTTTAAAGAAAAAGCATTTAAGTCTATTATTCCTAGGAGCATACGTCTATCTGAAGCACCTAGCCATGGAGAGCCAATTAGTATTTATGATAAACAATCAAAAGGAGCTTTAGCCTATGAGGCTTTAGCAAAGGAGGTAATTAAGCGTGGCTAA
- a CDS encoding pectate lyase-like adhesive domain-containing protein: MMVDANDSNKQIASLNLAVLQEGANEITFKTTVDEEQSQSRLYTQVVDNEGKALDENIEVIDIVTFGDNGTTATVSTWIDFMTAVSSPTITKIVLNGNIIRDSGARTIPIPSKELTIEGNGNSITFTGSGDTANLKPLQSTTGKIAFSNIKLESAGTVFINDSSSN; the protein is encoded by the coding sequence ATGATGGTGGATGCTAATGACAGTAATAAACAAATAGCATCATTAAATCTAGCCGTTCTTCAAGAGGGCGCTAATGAAATTACTTTTAAGACAACTGTAGATGAAGAACAGTCACAGAGTAGACTGTATACTCAAGTTGTAGACAATGAAGGTAAAGCATTAGATGAAAATATTGAGGTTATAGATATTGTCACGTTCGGTGACAATGGTACAACAGCTACCGTTTCTACATGGATAGATTTTATGACAGCAGTATCTTCACCTACTATAACTAAAATTGTTTTGAACGGTAATATTATAAGGGATTCTGGAGCTAGGACTATTCCTATTCCAAGTAAAGAGTTAACCATTGAAGGTAATGGGAATTCAATTACATTTACAGGTAGCGGTGATACGGCAAATCTTAAGCCTTTACAATCGACTACAGGAAAAATTGCTTTTTCTAATATAAAATTAGAGAGTGCTGGAACTGTTTTTATTAATGATAGTTCCAGTAATTGA